In Burkholderia sp. NRF60-BP8, a single window of DNA contains:
- the hpnK gene encoding hopanoid biosynthesis-associated protein HpnK: protein MATQRAARALIFTADDFGLHPRVNAAVERAHRDGVLNAASLMVGASAAQDAIERARRLPSLAVGLHLVLADGPATLPARDIPALVGPDGRFGDAMAKDGCRFFFLPHVRAQLRREIRAQFDAFAASGLPLDHVNAHKHFHLHPTVLSMIVEIGRDYGLRAVRLPYETGAPAWLKPWIALVRARLERAGLAHNDYVVGIEHTGAMDEAVLLDALAKLPPGVGEIYCHPAEAGDGPITPTMAGYRPADELDALLSPRVAAALKAAGVATGGFAAVFGEPAARRGAHASRAPGAQPS from the coding sequence GTGGCGACGCAGCGGGCGGCGCGGGCGCTGATCTTCACCGCGGACGACTTCGGGCTGCATCCGCGCGTCAACGCGGCGGTCGAGCGTGCGCATCGCGACGGCGTGCTGAATGCCGCGAGCCTGATGGTCGGCGCGAGCGCCGCGCAGGATGCGATCGAACGCGCGCGGCGGCTGCCGTCGCTCGCGGTCGGGCTGCATCTGGTGCTCGCGGACGGCCCCGCCACGCTGCCCGCGCGTGACATTCCCGCACTCGTCGGCCCCGACGGGCGATTCGGCGACGCGATGGCGAAGGACGGCTGTCGCTTCTTCTTCCTGCCGCACGTTCGCGCGCAACTGCGCCGCGAAATCCGTGCGCAGTTCGATGCGTTCGCGGCGAGCGGCCTGCCGCTCGACCACGTGAACGCGCACAAGCATTTCCACCTGCATCCGACCGTGCTGTCGATGATCGTCGAGATCGGCCGCGACTACGGGCTGCGCGCGGTGCGGCTGCCTTACGAAACCGGCGCGCCCGCGTGGCTCAAGCCGTGGATCGCGCTGGTGCGCGCGCGGCTCGAGCGGGCCGGGCTCGCGCACAACGACTACGTGGTCGGCATCGAGCATACGGGCGCGATGGACGAGGCCGTGCTGCTCGACGCGCTCGCGAAGCTGCCGCCGGGCGTCGGCGAGATCTACTGCCATCCGGCCGAAGCCGGCGACGGCCCGATCACGCCGACGATGGCCGGCTACCGTCCGGCTGACGAACTGGATGCGCTGCTGTCGCCGCGCGTCGCGGCCGCGCTGAAAGCGGCGGGCGTCGCGACCGGCGGTTTCGCCGCCGTGTTCGGTGAGCCCGCGGCACGGCGCGGCGCGCACGCGTCGCGCGCACCGGGAGCCCAGCCGTCATGA
- a CDS encoding lysylphosphatidylglycerol synthase domain-containing protein, whose amino-acid sequence MSKWIKRLGWPIGIGILLALGLHEGVGDVSQMLARAGYALLWLVPFHALPLLLDAFAWHLLLDRRSSLPFLWWIATVREAVNRLLPVVGIGGEIVGIRLARWQVPDASRVTASVIVEVLVTIVVQYAFAALGLVLLLATTDNMGGGTIGLALLLTLPLPVLGVVLMRRGGIFHAIERFAGRLLGDSHRLLQGVDGRRLDADIDSLMSRTGLLFSAFFWQLAGYVLGALEIYWALALLGHPVSIGGAIAIEAMTQAVRHAAFMVPGGLGVQEATVVLLAQMFGVDRETALSLAVVKRGREVLFGCLALGSWQLAELVRTRRRLGAPPAVPRTAPPAKRASETRTETETTH is encoded by the coding sequence ATGAGCAAGTGGATCAAGAGGCTCGGCTGGCCGATCGGCATCGGCATCCTGCTCGCGCTGGGGCTGCACGAAGGCGTCGGCGACGTGTCGCAGATGCTCGCGCGCGCCGGCTACGCGCTGCTGTGGCTGGTACCGTTCCACGCGCTGCCGCTGCTGCTCGACGCGTTCGCGTGGCATCTGCTGCTCGACCGGCGCAGCTCGCTGCCGTTCCTGTGGTGGATCGCGACCGTGCGCGAGGCCGTGAACCGGCTGCTGCCCGTGGTCGGGATCGGCGGCGAGATCGTCGGCATCCGGCTCGCGCGCTGGCAAGTGCCCGACGCGAGCCGTGTGACCGCGTCGGTGATCGTCGAGGTGCTCGTGACGATCGTCGTGCAGTATGCGTTCGCGGCGCTCGGCCTCGTGCTGCTGCTTGCGACGACCGACAACATGGGCGGCGGCACGATCGGCCTTGCGCTGTTGCTGACGCTGCCGTTGCCGGTGCTCGGCGTGGTGCTGATGCGGCGCGGCGGTATTTTCCACGCGATCGAGCGTTTCGCGGGCCGCCTGCTCGGCGATTCGCACCGGCTGCTGCAGGGCGTCGACGGCCGTCGCCTCGACGCCGACATCGATTCGCTGATGTCGCGCACGGGCCTGCTGTTCAGCGCCTTCTTCTGGCAACTGGCCGGCTACGTGCTCGGCGCGCTCGAGATCTACTGGGCGCTCGCACTGCTCGGCCACCCGGTGTCGATCGGCGGGGCGATCGCGATCGAGGCGATGACGCAGGCGGTGCGGCATGCGGCATTCATGGTGCCGGGCGGGCTCGGCGTGCAGGAAGCGACCGTCGTGCTGCTCGCGCAGATGTTCGGCGTCGACCGCGAGACGGCGCTGTCGCTCGCGGTGGTCAAGCGCGGCCGCGAGGTGCTGTTCGGTTGCCTCGCGCTCGGCTCGTGGCAGCTTGCCGAGCTGGTGCGCACGCGCCGCCGTCTGGGCGCGCCGCCGGCCGTGCCGCGCACGGCGCCGCCGGCGAAGCGGGCGTCCGAAACCCGGACCGAAACCGAAACGACGCATTGA